One genomic segment of Natrialbaceae archaeon AArc-T1-2 includes these proteins:
- a CDS encoding heavy metal translocating P-type ATPase produces the protein MSDDGCTLCELPLSARAVENDDGDRFCCTGCREVYDTLAERDGVDADDVSLEEASDALEETGVERPDGCETTFLRVDGMHCPSCEVFIESAADGDGVAQAQASYITDTVRVDHDPDEVDEADLLEELSGLGYRAYHRDDPLAEQRSENRTLGRIIAGILFGMVVMFQYLTVIYPTYFGGLFYDERTAQFLSESLASPSGNYYFLVIAVPTTLVLLITGGPILKGAYVSLRTRSPNMDLLISIAALSAYAYSIVVILVGGTHIYFDVSVAIVVVVTVGNYYKSTVKREAMERLSDLTASRVEEARLYAPDGSTETVDVDDLAAGDEVLVRDGERIPVDGVVADGEATVDEAVVTGESLPVSKQPDDEVIGGAVVQDGSLVVAVGEDAGSSLERITDLVWNLQSSNHGIQQLADKLATIFVPLVLTLATVVTLLYLLLGGDVGTALLVGLTVLIVSCPCSVGLATPLAIASGVRESLERGIVVFDETVFERLREVDTVILDKTGTITTGEMTVADASGPTALFEQAALLERRSSHPIATAIAAEFAGNDDARADGGVINSATDDEDDTSDRRVSEFRSHANGVGGVVDGTEVLVGHPDLFDERGWTLPDEIVVDVDENRGFGRIPVVVGRDGTAEGVVVVGDEPREGWSEAIDRFADRNLEVVLLTGDDQRAAAFFEDHPGVDHVFADVPPEGKAETVARFGATGGTVMVGDGTNDAPALARADLGIAMGSGTALAADAADVAIVDDDLETIETIFELSEAAGRRVKQNIGWAFFYNGVAIPLAITGLLNPLFAAIAMVSSSLLVVANSSRELFPEE, from the coding sequence ATGAGCGACGACGGCTGTACGCTCTGTGAGCTGCCGCTCTCTGCGCGGGCCGTCGAGAACGACGACGGCGATCGGTTCTGCTGTACTGGCTGTCGGGAGGTGTACGACACGCTCGCCGAGCGAGACGGCGTCGACGCCGACGACGTCTCCCTCGAGGAAGCGAGCGACGCCCTCGAGGAGACCGGCGTCGAGAGACCCGACGGCTGTGAGACGACGTTTCTACGCGTCGACGGAATGCACTGTCCAAGCTGTGAAGTGTTCATCGAGTCGGCCGCGGATGGCGACGGCGTTGCACAGGCGCAGGCGAGTTACATCACCGACACCGTTCGCGTCGATCACGATCCTGACGAAGTCGACGAGGCCGACCTCCTCGAGGAGCTAAGCGGACTGGGATATCGGGCGTACCACCGCGACGATCCGCTCGCGGAGCAGCGATCCGAAAACCGCACTCTCGGGCGGATCATCGCCGGCATCCTCTTCGGGATGGTGGTGATGTTTCAGTATCTCACGGTCATCTATCCGACGTACTTCGGCGGGCTGTTCTACGACGAGCGGACGGCGCAGTTTCTCTCGGAGTCACTCGCCAGCCCGTCGGGGAACTACTACTTCCTCGTCATCGCCGTCCCGACGACGCTCGTGTTGTTGATCACGGGCGGGCCGATCCTGAAAGGGGCGTACGTCAGCCTCCGGACGAGATCCCCGAACATGGACCTGCTCATCTCGATCGCGGCGCTGTCGGCGTACGCCTACAGCATCGTCGTGATCCTCGTCGGCGGCACCCACATCTACTTCGACGTCTCCGTCGCGATCGTCGTCGTCGTCACGGTCGGCAACTACTACAAGAGCACAGTCAAGCGAGAGGCGATGGAGCGACTCTCGGATCTCACCGCCTCGCGGGTCGAGGAGGCCCGGCTGTACGCGCCGGACGGCTCGACCGAAACCGTCGACGTCGACGACCTCGCAGCCGGCGACGAGGTGCTCGTCCGGGACGGCGAACGGATCCCGGTCGACGGCGTCGTCGCGGACGGCGAGGCCACGGTCGACGAGGCGGTCGTCACCGGCGAATCGCTGCCAGTGAGCAAACAGCCGGACGACGAGGTGATCGGCGGGGCCGTCGTCCAGGACGGCTCGCTCGTCGTCGCAGTCGGCGAGGACGCAGGCAGCAGCCTCGAGCGCATCACCGACCTCGTCTGGAACCTCCAGAGTTCGAACCACGGCATCCAACAGCTCGCGGACAAGCTCGCGACGATCTTCGTTCCACTCGTCTTGACGCTTGCAACCGTCGTCACCCTGCTGTACCTGCTGTTAGGCGGCGACGTCGGCACCGCCTTACTGGTGGGTCTGACCGTGTTGATCGTCTCCTGTCCCTGTTCGGTCGGACTGGCGACGCCGCTTGCGATCGCCTCGGGCGTCCGCGAATCGCTCGAACGCGGCATCGTCGTCTTCGACGAGACGGTCTTCGAACGACTTCGCGAAGTCGACACCGTCATCCTCGACAAGACGGGGACGATCACGACCGGCGAGATGACCGTCGCCGACGCGAGCGGGCCGACGGCGCTGTTCGAGCAGGCGGCGTTGCTCGAGCGTCGCTCTTCTCACCCGATCGCGACGGCGATCGCAGCGGAGTTCGCCGGAAACGACGACGCCCGGGCTGACGGCGGCGTGATCAATTCGGCCACCGACGACGAGGACGACACATCCGACAGGCGGGTCTCCGAGTTCCGGAGCCACGCAAACGGCGTCGGCGGCGTCGTCGACGGCACCGAAGTGCTGGTCGGCCACCCCGACCTGTTCGACGAGCGGGGCTGGACGCTCCCGGACGAGATCGTGGTCGACGTCGACGAGAACCGCGGCTTCGGACGGATTCCAGTCGTCGTCGGCCGTGATGGAACCGCAGAAGGCGTCGTAGTCGTCGGCGACGAGCCCCGCGAGGGGTGGTCGGAGGCGATCGACCGCTTCGCCGACCGCAACCTCGAGGTCGTCTTGCTCACCGGCGACGACCAGCGGGCGGCCGCGTTCTTCGAGGATCACCCCGGCGTCGATCACGTTTTCGCCGACGTCCCGCCGGAAGGAAAGGCCGAGACGGTCGCCCGCTTCGGCGCGACGGGCGGCACCGTCATGGTCGGCGACGGAACCAACGACGCCCCCGCGCTCGCACGGGCGGATCTGGGCATCGCGATGGGCAGCGGTACGGCGCTTGCCGCCGACGCCGCCGACGTCGCCATCGTCGACGACGACCTCGAGACGATCGAGACGATCTTCGAACTCTCCGAGGCCGCCGGCAGGCGCGTCAAACAGAACATCGGCTGGGCCTTCTTCTACAACGGCGTCGCGATCCCGCTCGCGATCACCGGCCTGTTGAACCCGCTGTTTGCGGCGATCGCGATGGTCTCGAGCAGCTTACTCGTCGTGGCGAACTCCTCGCGTGAGCTGTTCCCCGAGGAGTGA
- a CDS encoding DoxX family protein has protein sequence MASELVSKHVKRYQQHFEKADTTIATWMERWGIPTLRAAVAVVFIWFGALKVFAVSPAADLVAATVYLVPPDLFVPILGVWEVLIGLCLLYRPLTRVGVFLLFMQLPGTFLPLVLLPDVVYVTFPYALTVEGQYIIKNLVIIGAGLVIGGTVRNE, from the coding sequence ATGGCGTCTGAACTCGTCTCGAAACACGTGAAACGATACCAGCAGCACTTCGAGAAGGCCGATACGACGATCGCGACGTGGATGGAACGGTGGGGAATCCCGACGTTACGAGCGGCGGTCGCCGTCGTGTTCATCTGGTTCGGCGCGCTCAAGGTGTTCGCCGTCTCACCAGCTGCTGACCTCGTCGCGGCGACCGTATACCTGGTTCCACCGGACCTGTTCGTCCCTATCCTCGGTGTCTGGGAGGTGCTGATCGGACTGTGTCTGTTGTACCGACCGCTCACCCGAGTCGGGGTGTTCCTGCTGTTTATGCAACTCCCGGGCACGTTCTTGCCGCTCGTCCTCCTTCCCGACGTGGTATACGTTACGTTTCCGTACGCTCTCACGGTCGAGGGGCAGTACATCATCAAGAACCTCGTCATCATCGGCGCTGGGCTCGTGATCGGTGGCACTGTCAGAAATGAATAA
- a CDS encoding NAD(P)-binding oxidoreductase, producing the protein MSTASDRVLVAGASGDTGRELLTVLGPSELTVRATTRSRTRTDALERLGADEVVVVDFFEPADAVRAVKGCDVVLCALGTPPGPRHVLGGKLVDRTGVTNLVTAAVGADVDHVVYESAIGVGSSRERLPRPGRLLIRATLRAKEDAETAIRRSGLGYTIVRPGKLTNEPPRGDVLVGEGGDTLYGTIPRADVARVMAAAPFTPEARNRTFEIASRGGLRDTPRNLVNVAWDDDRFGIEPRRDRPHP; encoded by the coding sequence ATGTCAACAGCCAGCGACCGGGTGCTGGTTGCGGGAGCCAGCGGCGACACTGGCCGGGAGTTACTTACCGTCCTGGGGCCGTCGGAGCTGACAGTCAGGGCGACGACCCGGTCACGAACGCGAACCGACGCGCTCGAGCGACTCGGAGCCGACGAGGTCGTCGTGGTCGATTTCTTCGAGCCTGCCGACGCCGTCCGGGCCGTCAAGGGCTGTGACGTCGTCCTGTGTGCACTCGGGACGCCGCCCGGACCGCGTCACGTACTCGGCGGGAAACTCGTCGATCGAACCGGCGTGACAAACCTCGTGACGGCCGCCGTCGGGGCGGACGTCGATCACGTCGTCTACGAGAGCGCAATCGGCGTCGGAAGTTCGCGGGAACGGCTCCCCCGTCCCGGTCGTCTGCTCATCCGGGCGACGCTCCGGGCGAAAGAAGACGCCGAGACGGCGATTCGTCGATCCGGTCTCGGATACACGATCGTCCGTCCCGGCAAGCTGACCAACGAGCCGCCACGCGGCGACGTTCTCGTCGGCGAGGGTGGCGATACGCTGTACGGCACGATTCCACGAGCCGACGTCGCACGCGTGATGGCGGCTGCACCGTTTACGCCGGAGGCGCGAAACCGGACGTTCGAGATTGCAAGCCGGGGTGGACTCCGCGACACGCCGCGAAACCTCGTGAACGTCGCCTGGGACGACGACCGGTTCGGCATCGAGCCGCGACGCGACCGACCGCATCCCTGA
- a CDS encoding CBS domain-containing ParB/RepB/Spo0J family partition protein codes for MQQASDGSKPKVKEYMTQDVATVSPDATVGDVASRIAESDDHSGYPVCDRRRVEGFISATDLLLADDDEPIFKAMTTDLIVAHPEMKITDAARVILRSGIQKLPVVDDAGNLVGIISNADVIRSQIERATPEKVLKLMQTLENIHDVELRQDRRTVPLSTLVPTQSRVYADELEGRKYELEHGLAEPLVVIENGDTLLLADGHHRVLAADRLGIDEMDAYVIVVDREIELGMAQTAETEELESIDDIEVVDYARHPLVETTERLQSEE; via the coding sequence ATGCAACAGGCGTCGGACGGGAGCAAACCGAAGGTAAAGGAGTACATGACCCAGGACGTGGCGACGGTCTCTCCCGACGCGACCGTCGGCGACGTCGCGAGCCGAATCGCCGAGAGTGACGACCACAGCGGCTATCCCGTCTGTGACCGCCGTCGCGTCGAGGGCTTTATCAGCGCGACAGATCTGTTGCTCGCCGACGACGACGAGCCGATATTCAAGGCGATGACGACGGACCTGATCGTCGCCCACCCGGAGATGAAAATCACCGATGCAGCACGGGTGATCCTCCGATCCGGCATCCAGAAGCTGCCGGTCGTCGACGACGCCGGAAACCTGGTCGGGATCATCTCGAACGCGGACGTCATCCGCAGCCAGATCGAGCGTGCGACTCCCGAGAAGGTCCTCAAGCTGATGCAGACACTCGAGAACATCCACGACGTCGAGTTACGTCAGGACCGCCGGACCGTCCCGCTCTCGACCCTCGTGCCGACTCAAAGCCGGGTGTACGCCGACGAGCTCGAGGGTCGCAAGTACGAACTCGAACACGGTCTCGCGGAGCCACTCGTCGTCATCGAAAACGGCGACACGCTGTTGCTCGCCGACGGCCACCACCGGGTGCTTGCAGCCGACCGGCTCGGAATCGACGAGATGGACGCTTACGTGATCGTCGTCGACCGCGAGATCGAACTCGGGATGGCCCAGACTGCCGAGACCGAAGAACTCGAAAGCATCGACGACATCGAGGTCGTCGACTACGCTCGCCACCCGCTGGTCGAGACGACCGAACGGCTCCAGTCCGAAGAATGA
- a CDS encoding DHH family phosphoesterase, whose translation MVSRLVLGCGTVGLRIVERLGDRDDVLVIADDSDVVGRLRDESVRARQDDPRERSVLEAIDDPRFVLVAGDRTDHNRTTLETAREAFPEATIVAYLGGNPDSDDGQRIESLADRTVDPTRELVDHALERTTSPASETALALRRRLAVIDGRLAVVMHDNPDPDAIASAVALCDLAEAVSLEADACYFGEISHQENRAMVNLLELELRNLEPDDSLEEYAAFALVDHSRPGINDGLPPGLDVEIVIDHHPPRGPVPATFCDLRDDVGATSTLLTEYVKQFGIEVDRRTATALLYGIRIDTNDFTRETTASDFEAAATLLPHADVDVLRQVEAPTVGGETFDAIARAIKNRTRRGSIVTASARRIPSRDVLPQAADRLLAMDGVDTTLVFGFRDEMVYVSARSRAGDVDLGETLRDAFDRIGSAGGHSDMAGAQLEVGILGEVDDEAQVDSIKDVVEEVITDRFFEAVDSQPGTPIGAYRQTSEWLFEHDGDEDESDVET comes from the coding sequence ATGGTTTCCCGGCTCGTGCTCGGGTGCGGGACTGTCGGGCTCCGGATCGTCGAACGACTCGGGGATCGCGACGACGTGCTCGTCATCGCCGACGACTCGGACGTCGTCGGGCGGCTCCGAGACGAGAGCGTCCGGGCGCGACAGGACGACCCACGCGAGCGATCCGTTCTCGAGGCGATCGACGACCCCCGGTTCGTGCTCGTCGCTGGCGATCGCACCGACCACAACCGGACCACCCTCGAGACCGCACGCGAGGCGTTTCCAGAGGCGACGATCGTGGCGTATCTCGGCGGCAACCCCGACAGCGACGACGGGCAACGCATCGAGTCGCTGGCCGACCGAACCGTCGATCCGACCCGCGAGCTCGTCGATCACGCACTCGAGCGGACGACGAGTCCGGCCTCGGAGACCGCATTGGCGTTGCGCCGGCGGCTCGCCGTGATCGACGGCAGACTCGCCGTCGTAATGCACGACAACCCGGACCCCGACGCCATCGCGAGCGCCGTTGCACTCTGTGATCTCGCCGAGGCAGTCTCTCTCGAGGCCGACGCCTGTTACTTCGGGGAGATCTCCCACCAGGAAAACAGGGCGATGGTGAACCTGCTGGAACTCGAGCTTCGAAACCTCGAGCCCGACGACTCGCTCGAGGAGTACGCGGCGTTCGCGCTCGTCGATCACTCACGGCCGGGGATCAACGACGGTCTGCCGCCTGGGCTCGACGTCGAGATCGTCATCGACCATCATCCGCCTCGTGGACCCGTTCCGGCGACGTTCTGTGATCTGCGCGACGACGTCGGTGCGACGAGTACGCTCCTGACCGAGTACGTAAAGCAGTTCGGGATCGAGGTCGATCGACGGACCGCGACGGCGTTGCTCTATGGCATTCGGATCGACACGAACGACTTCACGCGGGAGACGACAGCGAGCGACTTCGAGGCGGCGGCGACCCTGCTTCCCCACGCCGACGTCGACGTGTTACGGCAGGTCGAGGCCCCGACGGTCGGGGGAGAGACGTTCGATGCGATCGCCAGAGCGATCAAGAATCGGACCCGACGCGGGTCGATCGTCACCGCCAGCGCGAGACGCATCCCGAGTCGCGACGTGTTACCCCAGGCGGCAGACCGGCTGCTCGCCATGGACGGCGTCGATACGACGCTCGTGTTCGGGTTTCGCGACGAGATGGTGTACGTGTCGGCCCGGTCGCGTGCTGGCGACGTCGATCTCGGCGAGACCCTCCGCGACGCGTTCGACCGGATCGGAAGTGCCGGCGGCCACTCGGACATGGCGGGTGCACAGCTCGAGGTCGGCATCCTGGGCGAAGTCGACGACGAAGCACAGGTGGATTCGATCAAAGACGTCGTCGAGGAGGTGATCACCGACCGGTTCTTCGAGGCGGTCGACTCCCAGCCGGGAACGCCCATCGGCGCGTATCGACAGACGAGCGAGTGGCTGTTCGAACACGACGGTGACGAGGACGAAAGCGACGTCGAAACGTAG
- a CDS encoding NADH-quinone oxidoreductase subunit N: MDPIQLPEWTALSPALALALTALVLFVYDSIDPHSTNRPVLAGIATAGSLVSLATAVWFVVADVGRPLPEGRGELHLFGDPGQLVVDQLALYFMIVVAVVTVMVAVASYDYMRDHTYQAEYYSLVLLAATGMSTMAAANSLVTIFIALELASLPSYALVAILKDNRGSVEAGLKYFLIGALSSAIFVYGISLVYGATGHLQLEAIAANLDPDFGGLLGLGVLMMIGGFAFKTASVPFHFWAPEAYEGAPAPIAAFLSSASKAAGFVIAFRVFTTALPIEPLSAMGVDWTLAFAILALVTMTVGNFAAATQENVKRMLAYSSVGHAGYVLIGLAGLTADGGEFVMGAAMMHLLVYGFMNTGAFLFVALAEYWGVGRTFGDYNGLASQAPVASAALAVFMFSLAGVPPFAGFWSKYFLFTGAIGVGSTAMLVLAAALVVNSALSLFYYSRLVKAVWIEEPVLGRDTLSQPTGIYAAVVFAAVMTVLLLPGFGPVVDLALEAATAVIA; the protein is encoded by the coding sequence ATGGACCCGATACAGCTGCCGGAGTGGACGGCGCTTTCCCCGGCGCTTGCGCTCGCGCTGACGGCGCTCGTCCTGTTCGTCTACGACAGTATCGATCCCCACTCGACTAACCGACCCGTCCTGGCAGGTATCGCGACTGCGGGCTCGCTCGTCTCGCTCGCCACCGCCGTCTGGTTCGTCGTCGCAGACGTCGGCAGGCCGCTGCCGGAGGGGCGTGGCGAGCTCCACCTCTTTGGCGACCCCGGACAACTCGTCGTCGACCAGCTGGCGCTTTACTTCATGATCGTCGTCGCGGTCGTCACCGTGATGGTCGCGGTCGCCAGCTACGATTACATGCGCGATCACACCTACCAGGCCGAGTACTACTCGCTCGTCTTACTCGCAGCGACCGGGATGTCGACGATGGCTGCCGCGAACAGCCTGGTGACGATCTTCATCGCGCTCGAACTCGCGAGTCTCCCCTCCTACGCGCTGGTCGCGATCCTGAAGGACAACCGCGGCAGCGTCGAGGCGGGGCTGAAGTACTTCCTGATCGGGGCGCTCTCGTCGGCGATTTTCGTCTACGGGATCTCGCTGGTCTACGGGGCGACCGGCCACCTCCAGCTCGAGGCGATCGCCGCCAACCTAGATCCCGACTTCGGCGGCTTGCTCGGACTCGGCGTGTTGATGATGATCGGTGGCTTCGCGTTCAAGACCGCGAGCGTCCCCTTCCACTTCTGGGCGCCAGAGGCTTACGAGGGTGCACCCGCGCCGATCGCGGCGTTTCTGTCCTCGGCCTCGAAGGCGGCCGGCTTCGTGATCGCCTTCCGCGTGTTCACGACGGCGCTACCGATCGAACCGCTTTCGGCGATGGGCGTCGACTGGACGCTCGCATTCGCGATCCTGGCGCTCGTGACGATGACCGTCGGCAACTTCGCCGCGGCGACCCAGGAGAACGTCAAACGGATGCTGGCGTACTCCTCGGTGGGCCACGCCGGCTACGTGCTGATCGGGCTGGCGGGCCTGACCGCCGACGGCGGCGAGTTCGTGATGGGTGCGGCGATGATGCACCTGCTCGTCTACGGCTTTATGAACACAGGTGCGTTCCTGTTCGTCGCGCTGGCGGAGTATTGGGGCGTCGGCCGCACCTTCGGGGACTACAACGGCCTCGCTTCCCAGGCGCCGGTCGCCTCGGCCGCGCTCGCGGTGTTCATGTTCAGTCTCGCCGGCGTGCCGCCGTTTGCCGGCTTCTGGAGCAAGTACTTCCTCTTCACCGGCGCGATCGGGGTCGGGTCGACCGCCATGCTCGTCCTCGCCGCCGCCTTGGTGGTAAACAGCGCGCTCTCGCTGTTTTACTACTCGCGGCTCGTCAAGGCAGTCTGGATCGAGGAGCCGGTACTGGGGAGAGACACACTCTCTCAGCCGACCGGTATCTACGCGGCGGTCGTCTTCGCCGCCGTGATGACCGTCCTGTTGTTGCCCGGCTTTGGCCCCGTCGTCGACCTCGCACTCGAGGCGGCTACGGCGGTGATCGCCTGA